The following coding sequences lie in one Dictyoglomus sp. NZ13-RE01 genomic window:
- a CDS encoding YggS family pyridoxal phosphate-dependent enzyme, whose protein sequence is MEEDLSYIKRNWEKVKEEIDRVASRIGRDKEKIEVVAVAKGCPSSYVREAFLSGIKFIGENRVQEAEKKINELKDLPIEWHLVGHLQRNKVKKAVKLFSLIHSVDSVPLALELNKEGERLGKRIKILIQFNTSGEPSKFGFKEEEFFKNIDLLMGLKNLEILGVMTIGPLTSDKNLIRESFRRLMKIRERFMKESGLDLPYISMGMSEDFQIAIEEGANLLRLGRIIFSKEFEVKI, encoded by the coding sequence ATGGAAGAAGATTTAAGTTATATTAAAAGAAACTGGGAAAAAGTAAAAGAGGAGATAGATAGAGTAGCCTCTCGCATAGGAAGAGACAAAGAAAAAATTGAGGTTGTTGCAGTAGCAAAAGGCTGTCCTTCTTCCTATGTGAGGGAAGCCTTTTTATCAGGTATTAAATTTATAGGAGAAAATAGAGTACAAGAAGCAGAAAAGAAGATAAATGAGCTTAAAGATTTGCCAATAGAATGGCATTTGGTTGGGCATTTACAAAGAAATAAGGTAAAAAAGGCTGTTAAACTTTTTTCTCTAATTCATTCTGTTGATAGTGTTCCTTTAGCTCTTGAACTTAACAAGGAGGGAGAGAGATTAGGAAAAAGGATTAAAATTTTGATACAATTTAATACGTCTGGAGAGCCATCAAAATTTGGTTTTAAGGAGGAAGAATTTTTTAAAAATATAGATCTACTGATGGGATTAAAAAATTTGGAAATTTTAGGGGTTATGACTATTGGTCCTTTAACCTCTGATAAAAATTTGATTAGGGAGTCTTTTAGAAGACTAATGAAAATTAGAGAAAGATTTATGAAGGAATCAGGACTTGATCTTCCTTATATATCTATGGGGATGTCTGAAGATTTTCAAATTGCTATTGAGGAGGGGGCAAATTTGTTAAGATTAGGTAGAATAATATTTTCAAAGGAGTTTGAGGTGAAAATATGA
- a CDS encoding DNA-binding response regulator, giving the protein MKKILLVEDDKGIVNSLSLLLTKEGYQVETAYTGNEALQKFRSFEPDLILLDLLLPEKDGWEVCKEIRQVSDVPIIMLTAKDEEVDKVIGLKLGADDYITKPFGAKELLARIEAVLRRYQSNILKTEKIEVYPFEMDLNKRTVKIKGREVNLSYREFEILKLFLLNPGIVLSRDNIIRHIWGENFWGEPRTVDVYIRWLREKIEENPSQPKYIITVRNLGYKFQGETKVEGR; this is encoded by the coding sequence ATGAAAAAGATTCTTCTTGTTGAAGATGATAAAGGCATTGTTAACTCTTTATCCCTTTTGTTAACTAAAGAAGGTTACCAGGTTGAGACAGCATATACTGGGAATGAGGCTCTGCAAAAATTCAGATCTTTTGAGCCTGACCTAATTTTATTAGATTTATTACTACCGGAAAAAGATGGTTGGGAAGTTTGTAAAGAGATTAGGCAAGTAAGTGATGTTCCTATTATTATGCTTACTGCGAAAGATGAAGAAGTAGACAAAGTTATAGGTTTAAAACTTGGTGCAGATGATTATATTACAAAACCTTTTGGTGCAAAAGAACTTTTGGCAAGAATTGAAGCTGTTTTAAGAAGGTATCAATCTAATATACTAAAAACTGAGAAGATTGAAGTTTATCCTTTTGAAATGGATCTAAATAAAAGGACTGTTAAGATAAAGGGAAGAGAAGTAAATCTTTCATATAGAGAATTTGAAATCTTAAAGCTATTTTTACTTAATCCTGGCATTGTCCTTAGTAGGGATAATATAATAAGACATATTTGGGGAGAGAATTTCTGGGGTGAACCTCGTACAGTTGATGTATATATACGTTGGTTGAGAGAAAAAATAGAGGAAAATCCAAGTCAACCTAAGTATATAATTACTGTTAGAAATTTGGGGTATAAGTTCCAGGGAGAGACAAAAGTTGAGGGTAGATAA
- a CDS encoding histidine kinase, producing the protein MRVDKDKWEILAENIPIGVILLDSEEKLEYINNSAEVILGLKDVEIGKKLFEIVPDYEIDELVKKTLKSKENNSISIYYWSNEKKLLEIRSIYLEDGKVFLIIEDKSIYEKLEENYRDFIANASHELRTPLTSIQILLDLFSEKKITLEEIQNEFFPYLKKEIMRMTKLVTNLLNLSRLESGVVQINPQKIFLIDIIDKVLESLYPLIKKKGLKLHLDVPSSLEIYADPQHLETILFNLLENAVKYTPENKQIFIYSNFDDNNIVLVIKDTGVGIPEKDLPYIFDRFYRVERSRTSEDGFSSGLGLAIVKKLVEKHNWKIEVESELNLGTTFKILIPKGKEG; encoded by the coding sequence TTGAGGGTAGATAAAGATAAATGGGAGATATTAGCAGAAAATATTCCAATAGGAGTCATTCTTTTAGATTCGGAAGAGAAATTAGAATACATTAATAATTCTGCAGAAGTTATATTAGGTCTAAAAGATGTAGAAATAGGAAAAAAGCTTTTTGAAATTGTTCCAGATTATGAGATTGATGAGTTAGTGAAAAAAACTTTAAAAAGTAAAGAAAATAACAGTATATCCATTTACTATTGGAGCAATGAGAAGAAACTATTAGAAATAAGATCTATATATTTAGAAGACGGGAAAGTTTTTTTAATAATAGAGGATAAAAGTATATATGAAAAGCTCGAAGAAAATTATAGGGATTTTATAGCGAATGCATCTCATGAGCTTCGTACCCCTCTTACATCAATCCAAATATTATTAGATCTTTTTTCGGAAAAGAAGATCACTTTAGAGGAAATTCAAAATGAGTTTTTCCCATATCTTAAAAAGGAAATTATGCGTATGACAAAACTTGTTACAAATCTGCTTAATTTATCAAGATTAGAATCAGGAGTCGTTCAAATAAATCCACAGAAGATATTTTTAATTGATATTATTGATAAAGTTTTGGAAAGTTTGTATCCTTTAATTAAGAAAAAGGGGTTAAAATTGCACTTGGATGTTCCATCATCATTGGAGATTTATGCGGATCCACAACACTTAGAAACTATATTATTTAATCTATTGGAAAATGCAGTAAAATATACTCCTGAAAATAAACAAATTTTTATCTATTCTAATTTTGATGATAATAATATAGTTTTAGTAATAAAAGATACAGGAGTAGGGATTCCAGAGAAAGATTTACCTTATATTTTTGATAGATTTTACAGGGTAGAAAGGTCAAGAACAAGTGAGGATGGATTTAGCAGTGGTTTGGGACTTGCGATAGTAAAAAAATTAGTTGAAAAACATAATTGGAAAATTGAGGTAGAAAGTGAGTTGAACTTAGGTACTACTTTTAAAATTTTAATACCAAAGGGAAAGGAAGGATGA
- a CDS encoding rod shape-determining protein RodA: MRRKELRLIILPLILIVIGLFSIYSATISRLVANNLSPYLFVERQFVAFIIGVILSLIIMSFPYRVWERLYIFIYVINIFLLIAVLLFGNERLGAQRWFSIFGFSFQPSELSKFFNILFFSGFFSKLKREKDELGLKEFIISGILLFITFMTVFLQPDLGTSIIIALEGVFLFLIGGIPRRYIIKFGLVIILLLPFFWFFLKPYQQQRIITFLNPEKDPLGSGYQILQGLIAVGSGGLFGKGWLSGPQTHLNLIPEQHTDFIFTVIAEEFGFFGSLILLMIYLLFFYYCWQLYVSVNDIYPKLIVGGILFSWVIQVFINIGMVLGVLPIVGVPLPFVSFARTSLITNILMVAFLVNISMRS, translated from the coding sequence ATGAGACGTAAAGAATTAAGGTTAATTATTTTACCTCTAATATTAATAGTGATTGGGCTATTTAGTATTTATAGTGCTACTATTAGTAGGCTTGTAGCTAATAATTTGTCTCCTTATCTTTTTGTTGAACGTCAATTTGTAGCTTTTATTATCGGTGTAATTCTTTCGCTTATTATAATGAGTTTTCCTTATAGGGTTTGGGAGAGGCTTTACATATTTATATACGTAATTAATATTTTCTTGTTAATAGCAGTATTATTGTTTGGAAATGAGAGATTAGGAGCTCAAAGATGGTTTTCCATATTTGGTTTTTCTTTTCAACCTTCAGAACTTTCAAAATTTTTTAATATTTTATTTTTTAGTGGATTCTTTTCAAAATTAAAAAGAGAAAAAGACGAATTGGGACTTAAGGAATTTATCATATCTGGTATTCTTTTGTTTATTACCTTTATGACAGTCTTTTTACAGCCAGATTTAGGTACATCTATAATAATTGCTCTTGAGGGTGTATTTCTATTTCTAATTGGAGGTATTCCCAGAAGATATATTATAAAGTTTGGTTTAGTAATTATTTTGTTGCTTCCTTTTTTTTGGTTCTTTTTGAAGCCTTATCAACAGCAAAGAATAATAACCTTTTTAAATCCAGAAAAGGATCCTTTAGGGAGTGGTTATCAGATATTACAAGGATTAATTGCTGTTGGATCTGGAGGATTATTTGGCAAAGGGTGGCTTTCAGGTCCTCAAACTCATCTTAATCTTATACCTGAACAGCATACAGATTTCATATTTACTGTTATTGCGGAGGAATTTGGATTTTTTGGTTCTTTAATTTTATTGATGATTTACTTATTATTCTTTTATTATTGTTGGCAACTGTATGTTAGTGTTAATGATATTTACCCTAAATTAATAGTTGGAGGAATATTATTTTCTTGGGTTATTCAAGTATTTATTAATATAGGAATGGTTTTAGGAGTTCTTCCTATTGTAGGTGTGCCACTTCCTTTTGTAAGTTTCGCAAGAACTTCATTAATAACAAATATCCTTATGGTTGCCTTTTTAGTCAATATATCTATGAGGAGCTAA
- a CDS encoding B12-binding domain-containing radical SAM protein, whose translation MKRSLDDILINVKSPGRYVNGEFNVIKKDWSDPNIKLKVALAFPDLYEVGMSNLGFQIIYHLLNRRRDVLCERVFVPDIDMENLLRYYKIPLFSLEGKVPLKNFDWIGFSISYELNYSGILTILSLAGIPFLSAERGKNDPLIIAGGPSVLNPEPIAPFIDIFFVGEAEETLDKVVDVFIEWKNYSNDRMELYKNLVKFGCIYIPSLYDFKDKKVYPIYDWAPKRIKKEIVKDLDNAFFPTKPLVPIQSVVHDRGVVEIMRGCHRNCRFCLAGYVYRPKRYRSPDKIREYVREIIKNTGYEEISLLSLSSNDYPYIEELIDELNDEFSKNYINFSLPSLRADKFSLDLSKKLSKVRKSGLTFAIEAGTERLRKVINKGLKTEDFLNTVKTAYSMGWRRIKLYFMLGLPTESNEDIRELTNLMWQIVKENKGIHLHLGFSIFIPKPHTPFQWEKFEEKEIIKEREHMILHALKKGPFDIDFHDYNMSYLEAIFSRGDRNLSKVLEKAWSKGSRLEGWKDYLNIDYWKEAFEEEGVDPKDYLRERDLNENLPWDHIDVGVNKEYLMKEREKAYSGKDTLPCEWGKYCELCGACYG comes from the coding sequence ATGAAAAGGAGTTTGGACGATATTTTAATAAATGTAAAATCTCCCGGAAGATATGTAAATGGTGAATTCAACGTTATTAAGAAGGATTGGTCAGATCCAAATATTAAATTGAAGGTTGCTTTAGCCTTTCCAGATCTTTATGAGGTAGGTATGTCAAATCTTGGTTTTCAAATTATTTATCATCTACTAAATAGAAGAAGGGATGTTTTATGTGAAAGAGTTTTTGTGCCAGATATAGATATGGAGAATCTTTTGAGATACTATAAAATACCATTATTCTCCTTAGAGGGAAAAGTACCTTTGAAGAATTTTGATTGGATTGGATTTAGTATATCTTATGAGCTAAATTACTCTGGAATTTTGACAATTTTAAGCTTAGCAGGGATACCATTTTTAAGTGCGGAAAGAGGAAAAAATGATCCGTTAATCATAGCAGGTGGACCTTCTGTTCTGAATCCTGAGCCTATTGCTCCTTTTATCGATATATTTTTTGTGGGTGAGGCAGAGGAAACTTTAGATAAGGTTGTAGATGTATTTATAGAATGGAAAAATTATAGCAATGATAGAATGGAACTCTATAAAAATTTAGTTAAGTTTGGTTGTATTTATATTCCCTCTTTATATGATTTTAAAGACAAGAAGGTTTATCCTATTTATGATTGGGCACCAAAAAGAATTAAGAAGGAGATTGTTAAAGATTTAGACAATGCCTTTTTCCCTACAAAGCCATTAGTACCAATTCAGTCTGTAGTACATGACAGAGGCGTAGTTGAGATAATGAGAGGATGTCATAGAAATTGCAGATTTTGTTTAGCTGGTTATGTATACAGACCTAAAAGGTATAGAAGTCCAGATAAAATTAGAGAATATGTAAGAGAAATTATTAAAAATACTGGTTATGAAGAGATAAGTCTTTTATCTTTGAGCAGTAATGATTATCCATATATAGAAGAATTGATCGATGAATTAAATGATGAGTTTTCAAAAAACTATATTAATTTTTCTCTTCCCTCTCTTAGAGCAGATAAATTCTCTTTGGATCTTTCAAAAAAATTATCAAAGGTTAGGAAATCAGGTCTAACTTTTGCAATAGAAGCTGGAACTGAGAGACTTAGAAAAGTAATTAATAAAGGATTAAAAACTGAAGATTTTTTAAACACTGTAAAAACAGCATATTCTATGGGATGGAGAAGAATCAAACTATATTTTATGCTTGGTCTTCCTACAGAGAGTAATGAAGATATTAGAGAATTAACAAATTTGATGTGGCAAATAGTAAAGGAAAATAAGGGAATTCATCTGCATCTTGGCTTTTCCATATTTATTCCAAAACCTCATACCCCTTTTCAGTGGGAAAAATTTGAGGAAAAGGAAATTATAAAAGAGAGAGAACATATGATTTTACATGCTCTTAAGAAGGGTCCTTTTGATATTGATTTTCACGATTATAATATGAGTTATTTGGAAGCTATATTCTCAAGAGGAGATAGGAATTTATCAAAGGTATTAGAGAAAGCATGGAGTAAGGGAAGTAGATTGGAAGGTTGGAAAGATTATTTGAATATAGATTATTGGAAAGAGGCTTTTGAGGAGGAAGGAGTAGACCCCAAGGATTATCTTAGAGAGAGGGATTTAAATGAAAATTTACCTTGGGATCATATTGATGTGGGTGTTAATAAAGAGTATTTAATGAAGGAAAGAGAGAAGGCATATTCAGGAAAAGATACTCTACCATGTGAATGGGGAAAGTATTGCGAGTTGTGTGGGGCTTGCTATGGATAA
- a CDS encoding radical SAM protein yields MDKFYYRLSYYKKGKLTYIGFLDLAKFIIRSLRRTGLPVAYSQGFNPQPLVSFSLPIPVGVESKREWIDIALTENVEEKLIIEKWNKELPDDLKFISCRFMKVPKTLDINFIKYELTFFHVDILGLKRDIENFEISDKFYILVRRGDKIKYLDMKGLVQKIELKDSDNIIEALVKVNNGNILRGEEILEIFTVKPIIKRHVRELITDEI; encoded by the coding sequence ATGGATAAATTTTATTATAGATTATCTTATTACAAAAAGGGGAAGCTTACTTATATCGGTTTTTTAGATTTGGCTAAATTTATTATCCGTTCTCTAAGGAGAACAGGCTTACCTGTGGCTTATTCGCAAGGCTTTAATCCCCAGCCTTTAGTGTCCTTTTCTTTACCAATACCTGTTGGGGTAGAAAGTAAAAGGGAATGGATTGATATTGCCTTAACTGAGAACGTAGAGGAAAAATTGATCATAGAAAAATGGAATAAGGAATTACCTGATGATTTGAAGTTTATTTCGTGTAGGTTTATGAAGGTTCCAAAAACATTAGATATTAATTTTATAAAATATGAACTTACTTTTTTCCATGTAGATATTCTTGGTCTCAAGAGGGATATTGAAAATTTTGAAATATCAGATAAATTTTATATTTTAGTACGTAGAGGAGATAAGATAAAATATTTAGACATGAAGGGGTTAGTGCAAAAGATAGAATTAAAAGATAGCGATAATATTATTGAGGCTTTGGTAAAGGTTAATAATGGTAATATATTACGAGGAGAGGAAATATTAGAAATATTTACTGTAAAGCCTATTATAAAAAGACATGTAAGAGAATTAATTACTGATGAGATATAA
- a CDS encoding phosphatase: MRYKLIITDFDGSLVGDSLNISYQNISAINRFREMGGDITIATGRRWSSIKPFVELLNIKIPVILYNGAGIYDPTKENWIYRKFLRVEFLKEILRFLKTYEGKCSFGFYINDELYEEWKIDKIFSLLEGKVIKFFIEADRKILEEIQRGLNKYFYDKVTIVISSYKFLEILPKGCSKGRAMLKLLHLLKISPMEVIAIGDYDNDLDMLKLAGIGITLPNASERVKKFADFVTKSDPDGAIAEIINKLERGELI, encoded by the coding sequence ATGAGATATAAACTTATAATTACAGATTTTGATGGGAGTTTAGTTGGGGATAGCCTTAATATTTCTTATCAAAACATATCTGCAATCAATAGATTTAGGGAGATGGGGGGAGATATTACTATAGCAACAGGTAGAAGATGGAGTTCTATTAAACCCTTTGTAGAGCTATTGAATATTAAAATACCTGTTATATTATATAATGGCGCAGGTATTTATGATCCTACTAAAGAAAATTGGATATATAGAAAGTTTTTGCGAGTAGAATTTTTGAAAGAGATATTGAGATTTTTAAAAACTTACGAAGGGAAATGTTCATTTGGATTTTATATAAATGATGAGCTCTATGAGGAATGGAAAATTGATAAAATATTTAGTCTTTTAGAAGGTAAAGTAATAAAATTTTTTATTGAGGCTGATAGAAAGATTCTTGAAGAGATTCAAAGGGGATTGAATAAATACTTCTACGATAAAGTTACTATTGTTATCTCTTCTTATAAGTTTTTAGAAATATTACCAAAAGGTTGTTCAAAAGGTAGAGCAATGTTAAAATTGCTTCATCTTTTGAAAATATCACCTATGGAAGTTATAGCTATTGGAGATTATGATAACGATTTAGATATGTTGAAGCTTGCTGGAATAGGGATAACTCTTCCTAATGCTTCGGAAAGGGTAAAAAAGTTTGCGGATTTTGTAACTAAAAGTGATCCGGATGGTGCAATAGCAGAGATAATTAATAAATTAGAGAGAGGTGAGTTAATATGA
- a CDS encoding divalent-cation tolerance protein CutA encodes MILVFCTTKDSEEAYNLANFLLDEKLIACANIVPNIRSLYFWKGSKEDTNEYLLIMKTVESKFPNLVKKIKEKHSYELPEIIAIPVSNADPEYVKWIEESLS; translated from the coding sequence ATGATCTTAGTTTTTTGTACAACAAAAGATTCAGAAGAAGCTTATAATTTGGCTAATTTTTTACTTGATGAAAAATTGATTGCCTGTGCTAATATTGTTCCTAATATAAGGTCTTTATATTTTTGGAAAGGAAGTAAAGAGGATACTAATGAATATCTACTAATTATGAAAACTGTTGAATCAAAGTTTCCTAATTTGGTTAAAAAAATCAAAGAAAAGCATAGCTATGAACTGCCTGAAATAATAGCAATTCCTGTTAGCAATGCAGATCCTGAATATGTAAAATGGATAGAGGAAAGTCTGAGTTAG
- a CDS encoding tRNA-specific adenosine deaminase produces the protein MKEALKEAEKAYLLGEVPVGAIIVDGQGKIISRGYNLKESKKDPTAHAEIVAIRKAVKKYNNWRLEDCTLYVTLEPCVMCYGAIVQSRIQKVVFGAYDKKFGVFGSTINLNELNLFNHKVNAMGGILEEESSELLKKFFKNLRDFSNK, from the coding sequence ATGAAAGAGGCTTTAAAAGAAGCAGAAAAGGCTTACCTGCTTGGAGAAGTACCTGTAGGAGCTATCATAGTTGATGGGCAAGGAAAAATAATATCAAGGGGCTATAATTTAAAAGAGAGCAAAAAAGATCCTACTGCACATGCGGAGATTGTAGCTATAAGGAAAGCAGTTAAAAAATATAATAATTGGCGATTAGAAGATTGTACTTTATATGTAACATTAGAACCATGCGTTATGTGTTATGGTGCAATTGTTCAATCACGGATTCAGAAAGTTGTTTTTGGAGCATATGATAAAAAATTTGGAGTTTTTGGCTCTACCATTAATCTGAATGAGCTTAATCTTTTTAATCATAAAGTTAATGCAATGGGTGGAATATTGGAAGAAGAAAGCTCGGAGCTTTTGAAAAAATTTTTTAAAAATCTAAGGGATTTTTCAAATAAATAG
- a CDS encoding ABC transporter permease gives MESIRSIISTGTIILSFVLGFLSAYAVVREINFSLFLKNDKSVGALIAKAILFIIIWAFVGQFLSFIFVLIKLQE, from the coding sequence ATGGAAAGTATAAGAAGCATTATTAGTACGGGAACAATTATATTGAGTTTTGTTTTGGGATTTCTCTCTGCATATGCTGTAGTAAGAGAGATAAATTTCTCTTTGTTTTTGAAGAATGATAAGAGTGTTGGTGCTCTTATCGCAAAAGCAATATTATTCATTATAATTTGGGCATTTGTAGGACAGTTTTTAAGTTTCATTTTTGTTTTAATTAAATTACAGGAGTAA
- a CDS encoding hydrolase TatD gives MFIDLHTHLNQSPLLERWKNIYQEAKEAGVLGIVVVGYDFDSSKIASEISSQEDLIFYSIGIHPHEADSINYESFPWDRLIGEKTLAIGEIGLDYYKMYSDKESQKKLFREGINFAKKYKLPIIVHCRDAYKDLVEIMREEKAWEVGGIMHSYSGSYEIAKELANWGFIFSFSGPITYPNANRLREVVEKLPLDLIVLETDCPYLPPQSIRGKTNEPKYLIEIAKKLSEIKKISLEKLEEKLEENIKRIFPQFFKK, from the coding sequence ATGTTTATAGATCTACATACTCACTTAAATCAGTCACCATTATTAGAAAGATGGAAAAATATTTATCAAGAGGCTAAAGAAGCTGGTGTTCTTGGAATAGTAGTAGTAGGATACGATTTTGATTCAAGTAAAATAGCCTCTGAAATATCATCCCAAGAAGATCTTATATTTTATTCAATTGGTATTCATCCTCATGAGGCTGACTCTATAAACTACGAGTCTTTTCCATGGGATAGGCTTATAGGGGAAAAGACATTAGCAATAGGTGAGATAGGATTGGATTATTATAAGATGTATTCTGATAAAGAATCTCAGAAAAAATTATTTAGGGAAGGAATAAATTTTGCAAAAAAATATAAATTGCCTATTATTGTGCATTGTAGAGATGCATATAAGGATTTAGTTGAGATTATGAGAGAAGAGAAGGCTTGGGAAGTTGGAGGAATAATGCATAGTTACTCGGGAAGTTATGAAATAGCAAAAGAACTTGCGAACTGGGGATTTATATTTTCTTTTTCAGGACCAATTACTTATCCTAATGCAAATAGACTGAGAGAGGTAGTAGAAAAATTGCCTTTAGATTTAATAGTTTTGGAAACAGATTGTCCTTATCTACCTCCCCAATCGATTCGGGGTAAAACAAATGAGCCAAAATATCTTATAGAGATTGCAAAAAAGCTTAGTGAAATTAAAAAAATTTCTTTAGAAAAATTAGAAGAAAAATTAGAAGAGAACATAAAAAGAATTTTTCCTCAATTTTTTAAAAAATGA
- a CDS encoding radical SAM protein yields MSTVYVLGENLYLNITNQCTNRCTFCIRNFTDRVGDKVLWLNYEPTYDEITKELEQYLPLDRFKEIVFCGFGEPLLRINLLKKLVEFIRSKSSGVKIRVDTNGHANIFHQRNVIEELKDYIDAIYISLNAENEEKYNKICRPVFESVYNDLLEFIKLSKLYIKEVKVSIVDLPIVDKKSCEEIAKEIGVPLYVRSFVKTL; encoded by the coding sequence ATGAGTACAGTTTATGTATTAGGAGAAAATCTATACCTTAATATAACCAATCAGTGTACAAACCGATGTACCTTTTGTATTAGAAACTTTACTGATAGAGTTGGAGATAAAGTTCTTTGGTTAAATTACGAACCCACCTATGATGAAATCACTAAAGAGTTGGAGCAATATTTACCTTTAGATAGATTTAAAGAGATAGTATTCTGTGGATTTGGCGAACCTCTTCTAAGAATAAATTTATTAAAGAAGTTAGTAGAATTTATTAGATCTAAATCAAGTGGTGTAAAAATCAGAGTGGATACTAATGGACATGCAAATATATTTCATCAAAGAAATGTAATTGAAGAATTAAAAGACTATATTGATGCTATATATATTAGTCTGAATGCTGAAAATGAAGAGAAGTATAATAAAATATGCAGACCCGTTTTTGAGAGTGTTTACAATGATTTATTAGAATTTATAAAACTCTCTAAACTTTATATAAAAGAAGTTAAAGTTAGCATAGTAGATTTACCAATTGTTGATAAAAAATCTTGCGAAGAGATAGCAAAAGAAATTGGTGTTCCATTATATGTTAGAAGTTTTGTTAAAACCTTATGA
- a CDS encoding radical SAM protein codes for MIPLYIGSYKSGELDKKIEEAYERLHACDICPRRCGVNRIRGEVGYCKAGINPKVSDYFPHFGEEKVLVGKRGSGTIFFTFCNLGCVFCQNYTISHLGIGEEITVEDLAKIMLYLQKMGCHNINLVTPTHFVPQILSALKIAIEKGLNIPIVYNTSGYENISTLKLLEGVIDIYMPDIKFFDPKVAKKFSNAEDYPEITKMALKEMYRQVGDLKLNEKGIAERGLIIRHLLLPNNLSGLDGWLDFIKEELSTNVFLNIMDQYRPLYKAYQYQEINRTITWKEYKHAIDLALQKSFRNLYDEK; via the coding sequence ATGATTCCTCTTTATATTGGATCCTATAAAAGTGGAGAGTTAGATAAAAAAATTGAAGAAGCTTATGAGAGGCTTCATGCATGTGATATATGTCCAAGAAGATGTGGAGTAAATAGAATTAGGGGAGAAGTAGGTTATTGTAAAGCAGGTATTAATCCAAAAGTTTCTGATTATTTTCCTCATTTTGGAGAAGAGAAAGTATTAGTGGGAAAAAGGGGTTCTGGTACCATATTTTTTACTTTTTGTAATTTAGGTTGTGTATTTTGTCAAAACTACACTATAAGTCACTTAGGTATAGGTGAAGAAATTACTGTTGAAGATTTAGCCAAAATTATGTTATATTTACAAAAAATGGGTTGTCACAATATTAATTTAGTTACGCCAACACATTTCGTGCCACAGATTTTGAGTGCATTGAAGATAGCAATAGAAAAAGGATTGAATATTCCTATAGTCTATAATACGAGCGGGTATGAGAATATATCTACATTAAAATTGTTAGAAGGAGTTATTGACATTTATATGCCAGATATAAAGTTTTTTGATCCAAAGGTAGCAAAAAAGTTTTCTAATGCAGAAGACTATCCAGAGATTACAAAAATGGCTTTAAAAGAAATGTATAGACAAGTAGGAGACTTAAAATTGAATGAGAAAGGTATTGCAGAAAGAGGGCTCATAATAAGGCACTTATTATTACCAAATAACCTGTCTGGCTTGGATGGATGGTTAGATTTTATAAAAGAGGAACTTTCTACAAATGTGTTTTTAAATATTATGGACCAGTATAGACCATTATATAAAGCTTATCAATATCAAGAGATAAATAGAACTATAACTTGGAAGGAATATAAGCACGCCATAGATTTAGCTTTGCAAAAGAGCTTTAGGAATTTATATGATGAAAAATAA